A stretch of DNA from Fodinicurvata sediminis DSM 21159:
CATTGCCGGTGCCAGCAAGCGCAACGAATCGCTGCACTTCGGCGTGGCCGACTATGCCGCCTCGACGCGTGCCATGACCACGAACATCGGCGGGCCGAACCCGAACTATGGCGTGCTGACCGATGACGATGGTTCGGGCAACCGCGATTTCCACTGGGGTGACATGTGGCACTATGCCATTGCCCGCATGGTTGTCGCTGCCCGTGCCAATGGCCTGCGTCCCGTTGACGGCCCCTTCGGCGACATCGAGGACAAGGAAGGCTACAAGGCCCAGGCGTTGCGCGCGGCCGTCCTGGGCTGCGAAGGCAAGTGGGCCATCCACCCGTCGCAGCTGGAGCTGGCCAACGAGCTCTTCGCACCCAGCGAAAAGGACGTGGAGCGGGCCAACAAGATCCTGGCAGCCATGGAGCAGGCACAGAAGGAAGGCCGCGGTGCGGTCACACTTGACGGCCGCCTGATCGACATCGCCTCCATCAAGCAGGCTGAGGTTCTGGTCAACAAGGCCAAGCAGGTGTCCGACGCCGGCTGACGCCCGACGTCGAAGCAGGACGGCAAGACCCCGCGGCAGTTCATCATGCCGCGGGGTTTTTGCTTTTTGGTGTCGCGTTCCAACATGATTGCGGGGACCCGACAGGCGAGACCCAAAAGGCAGGGAGGGACGACATGAGTGAGCCACTGAGACTTCGCGATTTCGGCTCGTTCCATGTCGGTGGTCGCAGGCTCGAAGTGTCCGGCCAGGATGTCCGCATGGTGGATACCGGCAATCCCGAGGCGCCAATACCGTGGGATCGCAATGGCCGCTATCTGGCGGATCAGATGTACGTGCAGTATCTGCTACCGGAAGCGCGCCGTTCGGAGGTTCCGGTTGTCTTCCTGCATGGCGGCGGCCTTTCGGGAACCACCTTCGAAACCACTCCTGACGGCCGCCCCGGCTGGGTCAATCTTTTCGCGCATGCAGGCCATGACGTCTACAATACGGATACTCCCGAACGCGGTCGTGCCGGCTTCCTGCCGTATGAAGGGTTTCGCGACGGGGAGCCGGAATGCTTCAGCTACGACACACCGCTCGGGACCATGAGGATTGCGGCAGATGCCGGGGCGCGCGCGGAGGATCCCGAACTACGGCTGCTGCCGAACTGCCAGTTTCCCATTGAACAGTGGCCGGCCTTCGCCAGCCGCTTCAGCCCCTTCTGGCTGCCCATGGGGCAAGGGGTGATGGAGGCATTGGAGGCGCTGCAGACGCGTATCGGCTCATTCGTCCTGCTCGCCCATTCTGCGGGCTGCAAGTACAGCCATGCCTATGCGGAACGTCTCCGCATCATGTGGAGATGCTGATTTCCGTCGAGCCCCTGGCGATGGGGCAGGCAGCGGAGCGGACCTGCCAGATTCCCCAGCTGGTGGTCTGGGGCGACAATATTGCGCTGGACCCGCTTGGCCGCTGGCCGAAGATCCGGGCTGAGGCCGAACGTTACACTGAGGCTGTGAGCGCGAACAGCGGTCAGGTCGAGGTGCTCGACCTGCCGCAGCTCGGTCATTCCGGGAACACGCACCTACCCATGCTGGACAGGAATTCGGAGCAGGTTGCCCGACTGATCCTGGACTGGATGAAGCGGCAGGAAGGTCGGACTTCCTGACCAGCTCAGCGCCCAGTGAACACTGCGGGCCGTCTCTAACATCCCGCCTCCGGTTCATAGGCATGATCGAAGAAACGCTCCTCGAGTTCCATCATGTGGCAGAAGGTCCGGCACATCTGCTGCTGCACCTCGGGCGGTGCCGTTGTACCGACGCGCGAGGTCTCGTCGCGCAGCCAGGTGACGAAACGCTCGAATTCTGGCACGGCATGCAGGTCGATCCACTCCGCCATCCAGAATTCCTGAGGCCGGCGATCGCCACAGGCCAGGCCCCATGTCAGGTAGCTCCATTCAGCCGCCAGCAGCGTTGCCAGCACGAGCGGGTAGGAGCCGCTGCGCCCCGAGTCCTGCAGGACCGAGAGCAGTTTGGCCGTGACGGGCGCAAGTTGGGGGCTGCGCCACTCAGATTCGGGAACCTCCAGGGCCTGGAAGGAGCGCAGGAAATAATCGTTCTCCTCGCTGGTCACGGCCGCCAGGAAGCCGGCGAAGGGCCGCTTCTGCGGCATGGACGGGGCATAGGCCACGGCGTAGCCGAGCAGGCTGACGAAGCTGTCGACGAAGGCATAGTCCTGGACCAGGTAGCGGGCACAGATCTGCGGATCCAGGGTGCCCTCCGCCAGTTCCTCGGTGAAGCGGTGCGCCGTTGCCTTTGTCCAGTAGGGTTCGGCCGATTCGCGCAGCCAGTCATGGAAGGCAGCGTTCGGATTCGCATTCAGGAAAGTTTCGAAATCCTTTGTAGAGGTCATGGCTGCTCTCCTTGCTCGCGGGACAGGTCTGTGACGTAGTCGCTGAGCGGTGGGGGGTCGGTAATGACGCCGGCTTGCTCAAGGAAGGCGGCAAAGCGGCGATAGCGCGCCCAGTCCACGGCCGCCGGGCGCAGGGCAAAGCGGGGCAGGGTGTCGGCCCAGGCGCGCCGATTGAGTTCGTCATCCAGATCATCCTTGTAGCCGATGAAGAGCTCCCAGCTTTCCTGCGGATGATTGATCAGATACTGGACACCACGCTCCAAAGCCTCGACGAAGGACGACAGGCGCGGATCCTCCAGATTGTCGCGGTTCGCCAGGACGATCAGTTCGTCATAGGCAGGCACGCCTTCCTCCTCGACATAGAAGGCACGGCCTTGCGCGCCTTCGATATCCAGCTGGTTCAGTTCGAAGTTCCTGTAGGCGCCGATGACGGCGTCGACCTGCCCACTCAGCAGGGCGGGACTGAGCGAGAAGTTCACATTGACCAGTTCGACATCCTCGAGGGACAGGCCGTGCCGCGCGAGTATGGCCCCCAGGACCGCTTCCTCGACACCGCCCACGGAGTAGCCGACCTTGCCCCCTTTCAGGTCGGAGATCCGTTCTATCGGACCATCCTCCAATGCCAGAAGGGTGTTCAGCGGCGTGGCCACCAGTGTGGCGATGCGTGCTAGGGGCAGGCCCTGTGCTGCCTGGATGTGCAGGGTGGGCTGGTAGGATACGGCCAGGTCGACCCGTCCCGCAGCCACCAGCTTGGGCGGATCGTTGGGATCGGCCGGTTCGGTGAAGCGAACCTCGATCCCGGCATCCTGAAAGAAGCCTTTCTCCTGAGCCACGATCAGGGGCGCGTGGTCGGGATTGACGAACCAGTCCAGCAGGACTTCGAGCGGTTCATCGCTTTGGGCGTGGGCGGCAGCGGTCGATAAAAGCAGGAAAAGGCCTGCAAGTAGGCCTGGAAGTCGGCGCAAGGTAATCCTCCCTCAAATTGCGCCGGCGTGATCTGGACGGGTGAGGGAGAGGCGAATCCGTCCGCCTTTGCTATGGCGAACACGCGCGGACTGTCCCTTCCGTTCCCTAACGCCGGCATGATCCGGATCAGGTTCTAAGGGTTTCCGCCTTGTGATTGCGGACTCTCAGCCCTCATGTCGCATGAGGACACCCCCAGGAAGTTATCCACAGTCTGTTCTGACCTTCGCTTTCCGTCAAGCAAAGCCCCGCGGAAGAGATTGTGAGTCGCCCGGCAGCCCGTATAAATTGAAGGTGGGATGAGGCCGTGTCGCGGTTACGATAAATGCCACCGTCGCGGCTTGCACTGCCCGTGCCCCTGTGATACCAACCGCTCGCACGAACGGGGGCAAACCCGTTTCAAGCGTTTCATTTTTTGGTCTCAAGGCAGAGGCGCCGCCTCATTGAAGCGGTGCTCTGCGAACGGGGTTTTAGCGAAAGCGAGCGGTTCAACATGCCCAGAGGCATGTTGCGGACTGTTTTCTTTCCGGGGAGCGACTGGGGTTTGGCAGGAAATACGACCTCCAAAGACGGTCTGGCAGGGCGCTACGCCCTTGCTTTGTTCGATCTGGCGGACGAGGCGAAGTCCCTCGACGCCGTGGCCGAGAATCTGCGTGAGCTCAAGAAGCTGATTGAGGAAAGCAGTGATCTGCAGAACCTCATTCGCAGCCCTCTCTATGGGCGCGATCAGCAGGCCAAGGCAATGCAGGCAGTCCTCGAGAAGGCCGGGGTCGATGACCTGACGCGCCGTTTCGTTCTGGTTATTGCGCAGAATCGCCGCCTGTTTGCACTTCCCGAGATTATCGAGGCCTATCTTGCCGAGCTGGCGCACCGCCGCGGCGAGATCAGTGCCGATGTCACCGCTGCCACGTCCCTGACG
This window harbors:
- a CDS encoding HpcH/HpaI aldolase/citrate lyase family protein, with translation MSFTPIEQAPARLNRSELAVPGSNYRFLEKAADAPADVIFLDLEDAVAPDDKEQARKNIIKALQDLDWGKKTLSVRINGLDTHYMYRDVVDIIEQAGERLDLMMIPKVGTAADIYAVDMLVTQCEQAVGRKKRIGFEMIIETAQGMANVDAIAGASKRNESLHFGVADYAASTRAMTTNIGGPNPNYGVLTDDDGSGNRDFHWGDMWHYAIARMVVAARANGLRPVDGPFGDIEDKEGYKAQALRAAVLGCEGKWAIHPSQLELANELFAPSEKDVERANKILAAMEQAQKEGRGAVTLDGRLIDIASIKQAEVLVNKAKQVSDAG
- a CDS encoding TenA family protein, producing the protein MTSTKDFETFLNANPNAAFHDWLRESAEPYWTKATAHRFTEELAEGTLDPQICARYLVQDYAFVDSFVSLLGYAVAYAPSMPQKRPFAGFLAAVTSEENDYFLRSFQALEVPESEWRSPQLAPVTAKLLSVLQDSGRSGSYPLVLATLLAAEWSYLTWGLACGDRRPQEFWMAEWIDLHAVPEFERFVTWLRDETSRVGTTAPPEVQQQMCRTFCHMMELEERFFDHAYEPEAGC
- a CDS encoding ABC transporter substrate-binding protein; amino-acid sequence: MRRLPGLLAGLFLLLSTAAAHAQSDEPLEVLLDWFVNPDHAPLIVAQEKGFFQDAGIEVRFTEPADPNDPPKLVAAGRVDLAVSYQPTLHIQAAQGLPLARIATLVATPLNTLLALEDGPIERISDLKGGKVGYSVGGVEEAVLGAILARHGLSLEDVELVNVNFSLSPALLSGQVDAVIGAYRNFELNQLDIEGAQGRAFYVEEEGVPAYDELIVLANRDNLEDPRLSSFVEALERGVQYLINHPQESWELFIGYKDDLDDELNRRAWADTLPRFALRPAAVDWARYRRFAAFLEQAGVITDPPPLSDYVTDLSREQGEQP
- a CDS encoding F0F1 ATP synthase subunit delta — its product is MAGNTTSKDGLAGRYALALFDLADEAKSLDAVAENLRELKKLIEESSDLQNLIRSPLYGRDQQAKAMQAVLEKAGVDDLTRRFVLVIAQNRRLFALPEIIEAYLAELAHRRGEISADVTAATSLTKTQEKALLDTIAKSVGGKVQLNVKVDPDLLGGLIVKVGSRMVDTSIKNKLQRLQFAMKGVG